The nucleotide sequence GGAAGCGGGTGTTTTTGACGTTGCATGGTTCAACATTCCCTACTTAAAGAACACCCTCAGGAAAAACTCGACCTACTATTTTTATGGGAAGATACAAAAAAAGTTTGGAAGATATGTACTGGAAAACCCTGAATTCAAACACGAAAAAGAGGGGCAGAACAATAGGGAAATTCTTCCGAAGTATTCTCTGACCAAGGGTTTGACACAAAAAGATCTTAGAAAAGCGGTGGCTGATGTCTTAGATCAAAAGCTTGAAGTGGAGGAATATCTGGAAGACAGCCTTTTGCGGGAGCACGATCTTCTTGGAAAGGGAGATGCAATCTATAAAATCCACAGACCCAAATCAAAGGATGAAGTAATTGGCGCAAGAAGACGGCTGGTGATAGACGAGCTCGTGGAGATTCAAGCGGGGTTTAAATATTTTAAAAGCCTGAACAAAACAAAAATCAGGCTGAACGTTGACCGGGAAGATGAAGGGAAGATCGAAGCCCTCAAGTCAAGCCTGCCTTTTGTGTTGACTAAGGGTCAGCAGGAGGTCGTAGGTACTATTTTAGATGACCTAAAGAAACGGAAAAGAATGAATAGGTTAATTCAGGGGGATGTGGGTAGCGGAAAGACAGTGGTTGCTGCGTTGGCTCAGTATATCTTTTTTTTAAAAGGTTACCAATCAGTGATTATGGCTCCCACGGAAATACTTGCAAGACAGCATGAAAAGACGATTAAGGCGTTTTTAGAGCCTTTTGGCATAAAGGTGGCGCTCGTCGTTGGAGGCATGAAAAAAAACGATAGAAAAGCCGTTTTAGAAGGGCTTAAGGATGGGACATGCCATTTGGCTATAGGCACTCATGCGATAATTCAATCGGATACGGAGTTTTTTAACCTGGGTCTTGTGATAACCGACGAACAGCATCGCTTCGGCGTTGAACAAAGATCTAAGCTTATGAAAAAAGGTTCCTCGCCTCATGTTCTCGTAATGAGCGCTACTCCGATTCCCAGGACTATATCCCATGCACTATACGGAGATTTGGACGTATCGACAATAAATACAATGCCAAAGGGAAGAAAGGCCATTAGGACTCATTGCATCAAAAAATCCAGGCTTAAAAAAGTTTACGGATTCATCTTGGAGGAAATACAAAAGAAAAGGCAAGCCTTTATAGTTTGTCCAGAGATTGAACAAGGAGAAAATGAGAACGTATCGGCAAGCGAGTTATACAAAGATTTAATCGATTCGGTATTTTCCGAAACCAAAGTTGCTTTGGTCCATGGAAAGATGAGAGCAGATAAAAAAGAAGAGACCATGGGTAAGTTTTCAAGAGGAGAAATTGACGTATTGGTATCAACTACAGTCGTTGAGGTGGGCATAGACGTACCCAATGCCACTGTCATGCTGATCATGGATGCGGACAGATTCGGTCTTGCCACGCTGCACCAGTTAAGGGGACGAGTGGGTAGAGGATCTTATGAGTCGTGGTGCATATTAGCGACGGACACATCAAATGAAAAATCTTTGGAGAGGTTGAGAGTTCTAGAAACCAGCAATGACGGCTTTGAAATAGCTCAAAGAGACTTCGAATTGAGAGGTCCCGGAGATTATTTCGGATTCAAGCAGCATGGACTTCCCGAGTTTAAGCTTACGGATTTGTCAAGAGATGAAAAAGAGATAGAAACTGCAAAAAAAATACTGGATACATTGGTGGACAACAACAAAACAGAAACCATTGAAAAGATTATCCAAAGCTTCAAGAAAAAGATAGACAATATAGACTAACCAAGGAGGGTTTATGAGAATAATAAGCGGATCAGCCAGAGGTAAAAAGCTGTTTTCTCCAAAAGACGATTCTATAAGACCTACTACTGATAGAATCAAGGAATCCATCTTTAATATAATCAATCAAAAGGTTTATGAATGTGTTTTCGTCGACCTGTTTGCGGGAAGTGGATCTATGGGACTGGAAGCATTAAGCAGAGGGGCGGAAAAAGTTTATTTTTGTGATAAAGACAGCGAAAGCATTGATTTGGCAAAAAAAAATCTCAACCACACAAATCTGGATCAAAGCAGGTGTGAATTTATAAACATGGATTACCGAAAATCATTGGAATCCCTTGGCAGAAAAGGTGTGAAAGCCGATGTGATTTTTTTGGATCCTCCCTACGATATTGAAGGATTGGAAGAAATCATAAACAAGATCCAATCTCTCGAATTGCTTGGTCTTGGAGGGATTTTGATCCTGGAACATGATATAAATCGCAATATTGACAAAAATATGATAAAATACAAATGGAAGAGCAAGAAAAAATACGGAAATACGGGCATTGAAATCTTTAGAAATCAGGTGGTTGAATGAGAATAGCGGTATACCCGGGAAGCTTTGATCCCATGACAAAAGGACATCTGGATATAATTGAGAGAGGCTCAAAAATGTTTGACAAACTGGTGGTGGCAATACTGGTGAATTCATCGAAGACGCCGTGCTTTACGACACTGGAGCGGATGGAGATGATAGAAGAATCGGTCAAACACCTCGATAATGTCCAGGTCGAGCATTTCGAAGGACTGCTTGTGCACTATATGGAAAAAAACAACTATAAGTACGTATTGAGAGGGCTTAGGGCTTTGGCAGATTTTGAAAATGAATTTCAGATGGCTTCAATGAATAAAAAGCTCTATCCCGAAATTGAAGTAGTGATATTGATGACAAATATCAAGTATTCCTTTATCAGCTCCACGCTGATTAGGGAAATAATAAAATTTGGCGGAGATCTGAAGGATATGGTTCCAGAGTTGGTTTATAAGAAGATCGATCAAAAATACGGGAGGGTAAACGATGAAGATAATAGCGCTGTTAAATGAGCTTGAGAGCATTCTCCATGAAGGCACCCATGTGCCGTTTTCATCAAGAGTCATGGTCAATACCGAGGAGGCCTTGGAAATCATTCAGGAGATAATGCATTCCCTTCCGGACGAGATCAAGCAGGCTCAATGGATCAAGGAAGAACGAAAAAAAATACTCCTTGAAGCTCAAAAGGAATCGGAAAAAATATTGAACGATGCTGAATCAAAAATAAGATCAATGGTAGATGAAAACCAAATCACCCAGTCTGCATATTTGGAGGCACAGGAGATAAGGAAAAAAGCTGAAGAGATCTCCAGGGAAATCAGAAAATCCACAAACGATTATGCCGATTCAATTCTGAAAAACCTTCAGATGCAAATCAAGGAATTATCCGAAACCATTGAAGACAACAGAAAACAACTAAAAGGCAAATGAAAAAGAGCTTGCGCTCTATTTCATTTGCCTTTATTCGTTGACGTATATGGGTTTTTTTAAATAATCAGAACCGATTTTTTGGGGATTGGTCTTTAAAAAATAAATGTCTGATGCAGCAAGGTCTTTTTTCAGACATCTGACCTGGTTTGGTTTCAGTTTTTTTTGTGATCTTCCCAGATTGTCAAGAATCTTTATTTCAGAATTGCCTTTAATCGCATTGATTATCTCGCGACCCTTTGTATTGAATGCCAAAAGTCTAAGATATGGGCTAAAGGACTTGTCCTTATAGAACAGCGCAGTGTCTTCATCGGTAAAATGCGTTGCCATATGGCAGAGTATTCGAGAAATCCTGGTTGATGGATATCGCTTTGAAGATACTTCCTCTACAAGCCCCGCGACAGTAGAAGAATTTTTCAGTGAGCTTACAAGCCTGTTTTCAAGCCCTTCTGTCACATCGGGATAGGCAGAAATTTCCCTGGGGGAAGATCTCAATATTTCTGAAGCTATGATGTCGAAATAATTTTCAAGGTTGTTGAAACCTTGTTTATGGCTATAGCTCTCTATTTCTTCATAAGTAACTTGAGGAACCAAAGGCTTTAAAATTTCTCTCCACTGATCGTTTTGATTTATTATATTCCTAATATGGGTGGCGCTTGCTATGCCGTCTAGTGAAAAATCGCTGTGATATCCCACCTTGGTCCTTTCTATCGGGACTGGCTCTATATTGCTCTCTAGTCTGGATAGCCATTTAAGGTATTCAAGAGCCAGGATGTTGTTAGGCAGTCCTATCACTACGCTTTCTCCTACATTTGGGATGCAGAAATTCAAAGCCAGTTCTCTTGCCTTAGGGAAGGAAAGACCTGTTTGAAGATGTTTTCGAAGTTTGTCTTTGTAATACTCCGGCTCTTTGGCAATAATATCTGCGACCAAAGACAACTTTGATATGTCTGCAGATTCGCTGCCGAAGGCTAGACAGTTTACTGATTTGGTGTCATTTAAGGTTCTAATGGCGCCATAAGCAAATATTTCTGCACTTTGACAAGAGTATGCATAAGGAAGTTCAACTACAAGATCTATCCCGTTTTTTACGGCGGTCTCTGCCCGATTCCATTTATCTGTTAACGCAGGCTCTCCCCGCTGCAAAAAGCTGCCGCTCATAATTGCAATTGTATGGCTGCATCCGCTTGTTTCCTTTGATTTTTCCAAATGGTACAGATGGCCATTGTGGAAAGGGTTATATTCTGCTACTATCCCTAATATTTTCATAAGCATGATGACCTCACTTTTAATATTGTTACTTTATGATACAATATTAAAGAAAGAATGAAAAACAAATTTCAGAATAAAACTGAATTTATGCTCAAAGACTTAAAAAACATGGTATGTTATAGTGTTTTTTTGTAAACAACCTGTTGCATGTATGTTAAAATGATACTGAACAATATTTATGATAGGAGATGTTTTGATGAATTTATTAGTTATTAACTGTGGTAGCTCTTCTTTAAAATACCAACTAATCAACATGGAAGATGAGTCAGTTATGGCAAAAGGACTTGTAGAAAAAATTGGACTGGAGACGGGTATTTTCACTCATAGCCCAAGCGGAAAACATAAAATCGTCCAAAAAGAAAGCATTCCAAACCATACCGTAGCACTTAATATGGTTATGACTGCTTTAACTGAAAGCAAGTATGGTGTTATCGATTCATTAAGCGAAATCACTGCAATTGGCCACAGGATAGTACATGGCGGGGAGTACTACTCTGAATCAGTACTGATCGATGACAATGTGATGGAAGCACTTGAAAAATGCATCGAACTAGCGCCACTTCACAATCCGGCGAATATCACAGGTGTCAATGCATGTAAGGAGCTACTACCGGAAGTGCCTCAGGTAGCTGTATTCGACACGGCGTTTCACCAGTCGATGCCAAGCGAAGCATACACTTATCCGTTGCCTTATGAATACTACGAAAAATATAAAGTTAGAAAATACGGTTTTCACGGAACATCTCATAAATACGTATCAAATAGAACAGCGGCTTTCCTGGGAAAATCAATTGAGGATTTAAAAATAATTACTTGTCACCTTGGAAACGGAGCCAGCATAGCAGCTGTCAAAAACGGTCACTCAGTAGACACAACGATGGGATTTACGCCTTTAGAGGGATTGGCCATGGGTACAAGATGCGGAAGCATCGACCCATCAATAGTAACGTTCCTTATGGAAAAAGAAAAGCTTAGCACAGATGAGATATACGATATTCTGAACAAAGAATCCGGAGTTCTTGGAATATCAGGAGTAAGCTCTGACTTTAGAGATATAGAAGCAGCAGCTGAAAATGGAAACAAAAGAGCGATTTTAGCTATTGATGTATTCAACTACAAGGTTAAAA is from Alkalibacter saccharofermentans DSM 14828 and encodes:
- the recG gene encoding ATP-dependent DNA helicase RecG — its product is MNRYETIRRIKGIGEKKETLYHRLGIFNINDLLYYYPWDYESREVIDSLDEVIPGDKWVVKGTLMDSGIVKRIRGNLSITRFSCKGEAGVFDVAWFNIPYLKNTLRKNSTYYFYGKIQKKFGRYVLENPEFKHEKEGQNNREILPKYSLTKGLTQKDLRKAVADVLDQKLEVEEYLEDSLLREHDLLGKGDAIYKIHRPKSKDEVIGARRRLVIDELVEIQAGFKYFKSLNKTKIRLNVDREDEGKIEALKSSLPFVLTKGQQEVVGTILDDLKKRKRMNRLIQGDVGSGKTVVAALAQYIFFLKGYQSVIMAPTEILARQHEKTIKAFLEPFGIKVALVVGGMKKNDRKAVLEGLKDGTCHLAIGTHAIIQSDTEFFNLGLVITDEQHRFGVEQRSKLMKKGSSPHVLVMSATPIPRTISHALYGDLDVSTINTMPKGRKAIRTHCIKKSRLKKVYGFILEEIQKKRQAFIVCPEIEQGENENVSASELYKDLIDSVFSETKVALVHGKMRADKKEETMGKFSRGEIDVLVSTTVVEVGIDVPNATVMLIMDADRFGLATLHQLRGRVGRGSYESWCILATDTSNEKSLERLRVLETSNDGFEIAQRDFELRGPGDYFGFKQHGLPEFKLTDLSRDEKEIETAKKILDTLVDNNKTETIEKIIQSFKKKIDNID
- the rsmD gene encoding 16S rRNA (guanine(966)-N(2))-methyltransferase RsmD, with the protein product MRIISGSARGKKLFSPKDDSIRPTTDRIKESIFNIINQKVYECVFVDLFAGSGSMGLEALSRGAEKVYFCDKDSESIDLAKKNLNHTNLDQSRCEFINMDYRKSLESLGRKGVKADVIFLDPPYDIEGLEEIINKIQSLELLGLGGILILEHDINRNIDKNMIKYKWKSKKKYGNTGIEIFRNQVVE
- the coaD gene encoding pantetheine-phosphate adenylyltransferase, whose amino-acid sequence is MRIAVYPGSFDPMTKGHLDIIERGSKMFDKLVVAILVNSSKTPCFTTLERMEMIEESVKHLDNVQVEHFEGLLVHYMEKNNYKYVLRGLRALADFENEFQMASMNKKLYPEIEVVILMTNIKYSFISSTLIREIIKFGGDLKDMVPELVYKKIDQKYGRVNDEDNSAVK
- a CDS encoding ATPase; translated protein: MKIIALLNELESILHEGTHVPFSSRVMVNTEEALEIIQEIMHSLPDEIKQAQWIKEERKKILLEAQKESEKILNDAESKIRSMVDENQITQSAYLEAQEIRKKAEEISREIRKSTNDYADSILKNLQMQIKELSETIEDNRKQLKGK
- a CDS encoding nucleotidyltransferase — protein: MLMKILGIVAEYNPFHNGHLYHLEKSKETSGCSHTIAIMSGSFLQRGEPALTDKWNRAETAVKNGIDLVVELPYAYSCQSAEIFAYGAIRTLNDTKSVNCLAFGSESADISKLSLVADIIAKEPEYYKDKLRKHLQTGLSFPKARELALNFCIPNVGESVVIGLPNNILALEYLKWLSRLESNIEPVPIERTKVGYHSDFSLDGIASATHIRNIINQNDQWREILKPLVPQVTYEEIESYSHKQGFNNLENYFDIIASEILRSSPREISAYPDVTEGLENRLVSSLKNSSTVAGLVEEVSSKRYPSTRISRILCHMATHFTDEDTALFYKDKSFSPYLRLLAFNTKGREIINAIKGNSEIKILDNLGRSQKKLKPNQVRCLKKDLAASDIYFLKTNPQKIGSDYLKKPIYVNE
- a CDS encoding acetate/propionate family kinase, with product MNLLVINCGSSSLKYQLINMEDESVMAKGLVEKIGLETGIFTHSPSGKHKIVQKESIPNHTVALNMVMTALTESKYGVIDSLSEITAIGHRIVHGGEYYSESVLIDDNVMEALEKCIELAPLHNPANITGVNACKELLPEVPQVAVFDTAFHQSMPSEAYTYPLPYEYYEKYKVRKYGFHGTSHKYVSNRTAAFLGKSIEDLKIITCHLGNGASIAAVKNGHSVDTTMGFTPLEGLAMGTRCGSIDPSIVTFLMEKEKLSTDEIYDILNKESGVLGISGVSSDFRDIEAAAENGNKRAILAIDVFNYKVKTSIGAYAAAMDGVDAIVFTAGLGENSASNRKAICEGLSYLGITIDDERNKIRGEENMISTTDSKVKVLVIPTDEEMAIARDTKDIVKGNVLDKALS